The nucleotide window AATGGAGGCCGTCAACCGTCGGGGCCGAGAAAATCGGGCGAAGATGGGCCCGGAGGAGAAAAAAAGACGCCCGTAGGCGACGGCAGGGGGCAACCGGAGTCGCCCGATGCAGAAATGGAACGGGAGCGACGAAAAATCGTCGCTCCCGAAACCATATCAAAACTGGAGACTAGTTCTCTTCGACGGTGATCGCGTCAGATTCGCAAACCTCAACGCAGGACTCACAACCGAGACACTCGTCTTCGTTCACTGCAACGGCTTTGCCGTCCTGAAGCTCGTAGACTTCAACCGGACAGACGTCGACACATTCGCCGTCGCCAGTGCACTTGTCGTGATCGATAGTGATAGTATAGCCCATTTTTCCCTCCAAAAAAGAATTTGGGATGCCCGATTAGCGGGCCTGTTTCGCGCGCCGGCGGATTGTCACGAGACATTGCCGACACATTTTCAAAGTACGCTACCGGCCCGGAGAGGCCGGGCACGAATTTGCTGATATAATCAAGCCAGCCCTGTGTCAAGACATGAAATCCCTTTTCAGGACAAGGACAAAAACGTAGACAAGGGGTTACGGCTTGAGGTGCGGCCCCGAGTCGTTTACCCTGCCGGAGCATATTCGAACCCAAACCCGATCGAGGCATCCATATGTTTACCAAGGACGAACTGAAAAAATACGCCGAAACCCTGTGGTGGGGACTGTCCACCGCCCGGACCGAATCTTTCCGGCCCGGCGACTACGTGCTGCTGCGTTTCGACACGGACGCCCTGCCCCTGGCGGAGACCGTGTTCGACATGCTCATCGAAAAGGGCATCAACCCGGTGGCGCGCCAGAACCTGACCGCCAACATGGAACTCTCCTTCTACGGCAAGGGCACGGACGCCCAGCTCACGGACATCCCGGCGGGCGACAAGGAGCTCATGGGCGGGCTGAACGGGCTGATCTCGCTCATCGCCCCGTCCTCCCTGACCCACCTCCAGGCCGTTGACTCGCGCAAGATCGGACAGGCCGCCGTGGCCCGCAAGTTCATGCGCGACATCATGGAAAAACGCGAGCAGTCCGGCGACTTCGGCTGGACCCTCTGCGTCTACCCCACCCCGGCCCTGGCCGAGGCAGCCGGGTTGTCCATGGACGAGTTCAAGGCCCAGGTGGTCAAGGCGTGCTTCCTGGACGACGACAACCCGCCCGCGCGCTGGGCCGACATCTTCGAGGAGGCCGAAAAGGTCAAGGCATGGCTCAACAGCCTGGCCATCGAGCACGTGCGCGTCAAAACCGAGAACACCGACCTCGTCGTGGTGCCCGGCCGGGACCGCCGCTGGCTCGGCGTGTCCGGCCACAACATCCCGTCGTTCGAGATATTCCTCTCGCCGGACTGGCGCGGCACCGAAGGCGTGTACTATGCCGACCAGCCCTCCTTCCGCTCCGGAAACTTCGTGGAAGGCGTGCGGCTGACCTTCGAGAAGGGCGTGGCGACCAAGGTCGAGGCCAAGACGGGCGAGGAATTCGTGCAGAAGCAGCTGACCCTGGACGAGGGGGCCAACCGGCTGGGCGAATTCTCCCTGACCGACCGCCGCTTCTCCAAGATCAACGCCTTCATGGCCAACACCCTGTTCGACGAGAACTTCGGCGGCGACCAGGGCAATTGCCACGTGGCCGTGGGCGCGTCCTACGCGGACACCTATGCAGGCGACCAGTCCACCCTGGATGCGGCAAAGAAAAAGGAACTCGGCTTCAATGACTCAGCCCTGCATTGGGACCTGGTCAACACCGAGCGCAAGACCGTCACCGCCACCCTCAAGGGCGGCGAGGACCGTATCATTTATAAGGACGGCCAGTTCCAGTACGAATAGGGATTGCCTCCGGCGGCCGGGGGAAGGGGAGGAAAAACCCTTTGAAAAGGGTTGTTTCCTCCCCTTCCCCCGGACCCCCATCCCCTCCTTTTCCCAAACTTTTTGGGGGCGCATTCGCGCGGTTTGGGGGAAGCGGGGAGACTATTTTTGCATGATAGTGTGGCGGAAAACGTTCATTGGGAGAAGAAGAATGGCCAAGAGAAATATTTATTTGGAGACCGTGCCGCCCGAGGAGGCGGTGGAGCGGGCCAAGGCGGCGCTGGATCGCGACACGCTGCTCTCGACCGAGACCGTGCCCACCCATGAATCGTGCGGGCGGGTGACGGCCGGTCCGATCTTCGCCAGATACTCCTCGCCCACCTTCCACGCCGCGGCCATGGACGGCATCGCGGTCAAGGCGGAGTCCACCTTCGCCGCCCGCGAGGACGCGCCCGTGGCCCTGAACCACGGGGACGAGTTCCTGTTCGTCAACACCGGGAACCCCCTGCCCGAGGGGATGAACGCGGTGATCATGATCGAGAACGTGGTCCAGAAGGACGAGGTCACGGCGCTCATCGACGCGCCCGCCTTTCCCTGGCAGCACGTGCGCCGCATCGGCGAGGACATCGTGGCCACGGAACTGCTCCTCCCCCAGAACAGGGAGCTGACGCCCTGCGACATCGGCGCGCTCATCTCGGCGGGCATCTATGAAATAGAGGTCCGGGAGCGGGTGCGCACCGTCTTTCTGCCGACCGGCGACGAGGTGCTGAACTTCCTGGACAAGCCCGAACCCAGGGCCGGGCAGGTCATCGAATCCAACTCCCAGGTGTTCAAGGGCTACGCCGACTCATGGGGCATCGACGCCGCCTGGTCGAAACCCGTGCCCGACGACG belongs to Pseudodesulfovibrio portus and includes:
- a CDS encoding ferredoxin; its protein translation is MGYTITIDHDKCTGDGECVDVCPVEVYELQDGKAVAVNEDECLGCESCVEVCESDAITVEEN
- a CDS encoding aminopeptidase; amino-acid sequence: MFTKDELKKYAETLWWGLSTARTESFRPGDYVLLRFDTDALPLAETVFDMLIEKGINPVARQNLTANMELSFYGKGTDAQLTDIPAGDKELMGGLNGLISLIAPSSLTHLQAVDSRKIGQAAVARKFMRDIMEKREQSGDFGWTLCVYPTPALAEAAGLSMDEFKAQVVKACFLDDDNPPARWADIFEEAEKVKAWLNSLAIEHVRVKTENTDLVVVPGRDRRWLGVSGHNIPSFEIFLSPDWRGTEGVYYADQPSFRSGNFVEGVRLTFEKGVATKVEAKTGEEFVQKQLTLDEGANRLGEFSLTDRRFSKINAFMANTLFDENFGGDQGNCHVAVGASYADTYAGDQSTLDAAKKKELGFNDSALHWDLVNTERKTVTATLKGGEDRIIYKDGQFQYE